Genomic DNA from Solanum pennellii chromosome 3, SPENNV200:
CTGAAGTCACTGCCCAGATGATTAAGTTATCATAGCCTTTGGAATTTCGAAAGGAGTCCCAAACAATTGGTAATTGGGAGAAAGAAACTACTAGAGTAGGGCATTTGAACTTTCTTCTGACCGAAATTTGGAAACATTGCAATGATGAAGAGAAATTGAGTAATTATTCAAACTCTTTTTCCCGCTCGTTGGGTTTGGGTGGTGGAATCAATTCCCATTGCTGGAGAATGACAAGTTTTAAACAGTCCAGATAAAAGGAAAAGATGTTTGCATGCAGTATCAAGGATGGAGAATGACCAAATAAATACAAGTTCCTGTCTTTCTCCTATGACAGGGTCTTATGTATAATTTGGAGGTAAGAGAACAGGGTCGGAAAAGGTACCTCACTTCATATTGGAAATCCAAATCTGGGGTAGTTTAATTGTTGATGATAAGTCTCAGGTAATTTTTGCATGTCATCCCATTGTTGTACAACATCATAAACGACATGCTCAATAGGATCTGCTTGTGATTCACGTAGCAATTCCATTTGCTGAAGAGAATTATCTGGCTGATACAACATTGGATACCGTTCAAGATGTTCATATTTCTTTTCCATGGCAGGTGCGATTTTCATGGAAGACTCGTGATGAATTTTAGACCAAGGGTAAAAATATATTGCAGGAGGGTAATAATGACCATGTTTTTCTTCTCTTATATTCTTGAAATGACTGCAAGTAAAATAAAGATCCAATGGATGAAAAGTTGGAATTTCTGGATTAACAAGGATACACGAGGTCTTAGAAGAGATCTGATGGGGATATGGTTTCCGGTAGGTTGCAGAGCTTGAAACTTTCCGACCAGGTagaaaggatttctcataacAATGAGCAACTTCTGGGTGTCCAGTACTGTCAGAAGTGAGATTAGGCTTCAATCTATCAGTTCTACCAACAAAAGTTACCTCTGAGCAATGGTCTGAGAGGGACAAAAGATGGTCAACAGAAATCAAACTGTCCTCATCAGGCAAATTGATTTCATCTTCCACAATATCTAAATCAATAGAAGTGTCCACATTAGCGATTTTGGGATCTTTTGGCTCTTCCTGATAATTGAGCAAATCCAATTCATCTTCATCCTGTATATGTAGTGGAACTTCAGATTCAGTTATGTTAACTGTATCAGCTGAGTAACTGTCCCTAGATTCTTGCTCCAAATGAATAACATCCAATATTTCAGTCCAAAAATCATCAAAAGGACATTCACTCTCCTCGATCTCATCCAACTCAAGCTCACAATCAAAGATAGAATCTGCGATGCCTTCACCATCTGTCTCAAAAGCTCCACAATCGCTGAGAACTGATGCTAAGAAGAATTCATTGGGCTGTAATTCTTTGGTTTTAGATATCCTCTCATACAAATTTTCCTGTGAAGGAAAGAATGCTTCTCCTAAGAGCAACTCATTATTGATTTCAGTTTCAAAATCTTCCTTGGACTCCCAATTCAATTTAAGATTTTGATGGCTTTCTGCTGCTAAAATGTTGGCTGTATGAATACCATTCTCCATTCTACCAGTACATGGCCCCTTCAAGCATCTTGTTTCAATGCCAGGAAAGTCAGTATGTTGCAGTGATACTTCCTTCTGCAAAGAAGATGAAACAGGACAAACTTGCATCACTATAATTGCAGTTGTGAGTTAGGATGTATCATGCTTATCTAACTGAATGAAAATGGACTCTACAGCCACATTTCAATTGTTTTCTCAACGTTCCTACCCCTCCCTCGTTGACTTAACGAAATGTCATCTAAATGTCAAAGCAAACTATAAAATGTGATACTTGCAAGGAAAATAAACTTTCAAATCTAGGAAATGTCCCTAACACCACTTACAAGACAAAGCTGATAATTTATCACAAACCTACTAAGAAAAGAGGGAAAAGGGGATAACAAAATGAATATTGGGACTTAAGTATCTCTCAGTAATCAACATCTAAGCATGTCCACAACTTACCTCTAGTGACTCTCCAAATTGTCTTGTTTCAAATTCTTCCAGATTAATAATCGCAATTGATGCTTTAGGTTCAGAATCAAGAAGTTGTTCTTGCTGAGTAGTGATGGCACCATTAATAGAACCATGTGTTTTGCAATGTGACTTCTCGTCATCCACAAACTTGATGACAGATTTTTGGGCTTCAGATAAGTTTGCAATCTGCTTTCTCCAATGAGTACTTTTATTCCCAAGTACATCATCTTGAAAAGTATCATTTTTTGATTGTACATCCTCTTGAACAGTACAGTCCGTGTTAGTCAGAGACTTTGTTCCTTTAGATGAATGGCTAGCATATGAATTGGAACCGCCAACCTGCATAATAACCAGTCTTAATCTATAAAAGTTAAATGCTCTTCATGGAACACGTACAAAAAGATCAAGCTTATGTAGGTCACATACAAGTGAGTTATTCTTTTGCTCAAGAAACGTACTAGAACATTACAAGTGAGTTATTCTTTTGCTCAAGAGACATACTAGAACATTATAGTGTTACAGGAGCCATAATCATGACCAATTTTGAGTGCATAATAACCAGACCTTGTAATACTGTGGTGGACGATAAGGGTTCTTGCTCTTACTAAGAAATGATCCCAAAATCCCAGAACAATCATTCTGCGCCCTGGAATCTGCATTACACATATTATCAGAACAGGGCTATGAACAGTACTTTCTTAGCTACGTATTAGTTAAATAGTGAACCATCTGTGACTGAGCCTTAGAAATGTATGCAACATCAACACGTAGAAAAATGAAGTGTGCTATTGAAGCATTGATTTAGCCAAGAGAAATTGATCCACCAGAACATAGAAACCTATTACAATTGTTTCCTGTACATAAAAACTCTGTTTCTTGAAACAAGCTTGATAATACAGTTCAAGTGCTCTGTGCATAAAGATTTTACACTTACACCTGTTCCTTGCATGGTTCACAAAGTGAAATGTGATATCAAGGATTGAGTTTGATTGATCATATTCGATGCATGCACCAACTATACCTGAATCACAGCATCCCTGTGAAACTTGTTTTCCCCATCTCCCACAGCATAATCGAGAATCGGCAACCAAATCACATCTAAGAACAGGTGATGAGCCAGTGTAATAATTGTTTGAAGTATATGGGGGTAGGATTGTAGATGTTTGTTGCATTCCCAGCTTACACTCAGATAAACCATCAAGTTCGCTGTTTCAAAAGCAATTATAAGAACACAGAACCACCACGTCACGAGaaacaaataagaaattttttaaccTATCAGTGTCGTGCGTCCACCAGTCAACGTTGGctttgaatataatatttctgttttcatttcattttcttctttttcgtatcattttcttcttttcgtATGGTAGGAAACTGAGTTGTTATCAGCTAATAAATGTAAGACAATAACGACATCAAAATTCTAAGCTGTACATGGAAATACACAGATTAAGTTCATGGTGGCCAGACAATTAAATTCAAGtgaaatttcttcttttatgaGCAATAAGTGGCAGTTCAGCACTTTTTCTCGCAGCTAaatcatgatgaactataaaGCACAGCAGAGATCTAAGCAAACAACAAAAAGTTGTGAAACATCACTCACCGTAAAATGGATGGATCAAAATCTTTGGGCAAGTCTTCACAAATTTGCAGGTTAGACAATGATAACATGAATGTTTTAGTGTACGTAAGCCTTGAATATCTGCATATAAAGCATGATGAGATAAAGCAATTAAGAATGCAATGTCAAAAACAGAGACCTAATCAAGCAACTGAAAGTTATGATTTATCACTATCATTACCGCAAAACTGATGAATCAAAATCTTTGGGTAAGTCTTTACAAATTTGCAGGTTAGACAACGATAACATGAATTCCTTAGTGTACGTAAGCCTTGAATCTCTGCAGATAAagcatgatgaattgatgatataaAGCAATCAATAATGTATTGTCAAAAATAAAGATCTAATCAAGCAACTGAAAGCTGCTACTTATCACTCACTGTAAAGCTGATGGATCAAAATCTTCAGGCAAGGCTTTACAAATATGCAGGTTAGACAATGATAACATGAATGCTTTAGTATAAGTAAGCCTCGAATCACTGCAGCACAAGAATTAAAACAGAAATCCATGTCA
This window encodes:
- the LOC107013074 gene encoding uncharacterized protein LOC107013074 — its product is MNVVESYMRELHKLTDCENLCCDFGMSVEVEQCSSEEQLESEETRTTAEILNDSRLTYTKAFMLSLSNLHICKALPEDFDPSALQDSRLTYTKEFMLSLSNLQICKDLPKDFDSSVLRYSRLTYTKTFMLSLSNLQICEDLPKDFDPSILRELDGLSECKLGMQQTSTILPPYTSNNYYTGSSPVLRCDLVADSRLCCGRWGKQVSQGCCDSDSRAQNDCSGILGSFLSKSKNPYRPPQYYKVGGSNSYASHSSKGTKSLTNTDCTVQEDVQSKNDTFQDDVLGNKSTHWRKQIANLSEAQKSVIKFVDDEKSHCKTHGSINGAITTQQEQLLDSEPKASIAIINLEEFETRQFGESLEKEVSLQHTDFPGIETRCLKGPCTGRMENGIHTANILAAESHQNLKLNWESKEDFETEINNELLLGEAFFPSQENLYERISKTKELQPNEFFLASVLSDCGAFETDGEGIADSIFDCELELDEIEESECPFDDFWTEILDVIHLEQESRDSYSADTVNITESEVPLHIQDEDELDLLNYQEEPKDPKIANVDTSIDLDIVEDEINLPDEDSLISVDHLLSLSDHCSEVTFVGRTDRLKPNLTSDSTGHPEVAHCYEKSFLPGRKVSSSATYRKPYPHQISSKTSCILVNPEIPTFHPLDLYFTCSHFKNIREEKHGHYYPPAIYFYPWSKIHHESSMKIAPAMEKKYEHLERYPMLYQPDNSLQQMELLRESQADPIEHVVYDVVQQWDDMQKLPETYHQQLNYPRFGFPI